The following coding sequences lie in one Sedimentibacter sp. MB35-C1 genomic window:
- a CDS encoding DUF3298 and DUF4163 domain-containing protein → MNQWDNENMSKINELKKIYENPEIPQELPQVIQNVIKKVENERNGVINMTIKNEKSKKPYWKKIVAIAAAITIFVGAFGIGVSTNEAFAASMENVPILGALARIFTAEEIHETNDVSTVDIKIPEIDGLKDKDLQEQINKAVQNDMNKAVEETKVVLEEYKQARIETGTKEEDIVLPELVADYDVKCNSEDYISFKVWVTQDFASAYYQEFYYNYDLNKNSKVTLEDLLGKDYVSVANEQISEEIAERSKDENNVYFGENDGGFKSIKEDQTFYINENGNPVIIFNKYEIAPGYMGMLEFEIKKDK, encoded by the coding sequence ATGAATCAATGGGATAATGAGAATATGAGCAAAATCAACGAACTTAAAAAAATATATGAAAATCCGGAAATTCCTCAGGAACTTCCTCAGGTTATTCAAAACGTAATTAAAAAAGTAGAAAACGAAAGAAATGGGGTAATTAACATGACAATCAAAAATGAAAAATCAAAAAAACCTTACTGGAAAAAAATAGTTGCTATTGCAGCAGCAATTACAATCTTTGTTGGAGCTTTCGGAATAGGAGTATCTACAAATGAGGCTTTTGCAGCTTCCATGGAAAATGTACCTATATTAGGTGCTCTTGCGAGGATTTTTACTGCTGAGGAAATTCACGAAACTAACGATGTATCCACTGTAGATATTAAGATTCCTGAAATTGATGGACTTAAAGATAAAGATCTACAGGAACAAATAAATAAAGCTGTTCAGAACGATATGAATAAAGCAGTTGAAGAAACAAAAGTAGTACTTGAAGAATATAAACAGGCAAGAATAGAAACAGGAACTAAAGAGGAAGATATCGTGCTTCCTGAACTTGTTGCCGACTATGATGTAAAATGCAACAGCGAAGATTATATTTCTTTTAAAGTATGGGTTACACAAGATTTTGCCAGCGCATATTATCAAGAATTCTATTACAATTATGATCTTAATAAAAACAGTAAAGTGACATTGGAAGATTTGCTTGGCAAAGATTATGTTTCAGTTGCAAATGAGCAAATATCAGAAGAAATTGCAGAAAGATCAAAAGATGAAAACAATGTTTACTTTGGTGAAAATGATGGAGGCTTTAAATCAATTAAGGAAGATCAGACTTTCTATATCAATGAAAATGGCAACCCCGTTATAATATTTAATAAATATGAAATTGCACCTGGTTATATGGGAATGCTTGAATTTGAAATTAAAAAAGATAAGTAA
- a CDS encoding RNA polymerase sigma factor, with product MREEMPAGEKDTYQNLVNLIVENQNRFYLFAYSYVKNKETSLDMVQEAVYKALKSSDQLKNTNQMKAWFYRILANVCLDEIRKSKHSIATDPEVFIEQDLRINDKQEDVSQAELLDLYKALNELEPKTKSIIILRYFEDMKLADIAKILGINLSTVKSTLYRALDSLKIQLKGDVFQNESMG from the coding sequence GTGAGAGAGGAAATGCCTGCAGGAGAAAAAGATACTTACCAAAACTTAGTTAACTTAATAGTTGAAAATCAAAATAGATTCTATTTATTTGCTTACAGTTATGTAAAAAACAAAGAAACCTCTCTAGATATGGTTCAAGAGGCAGTATATAAAGCATTAAAATCTTCAGATCAATTAAAAAATACAAATCAAATGAAAGCTTGGTTTTACCGTATTCTAGCCAATGTTTGTCTGGATGAAATTCGAAAAAGCAAGCATTCAATTGCAACTGATCCCGAAGTATTTATTGAACAGGACTTAAGGATCAATGACAAACAGGAAGATGTATCTCAAGCAGAGTTATTGGATCTGTACAAAGCACTTAATGAGCTGGAGCCGAAAACCAAATCAATAATAATACTGAGATACTTTGAAGACATGAAACTTGCCGATATAGCCAAAATACTTGGAATTAATCTCAGTACGGTTAAATCAACTCTTTATCGTGCTTTGGATTCACTGAAAATACAGTTGAAGGGAGATGTGTTTCAAAATGAATCAATGGGATAA
- a CDS encoding GGDEF domain-containing protein, giving the protein MQQRKNTSKSKIQLENEILQEYNKIDNNWLLLHYKISIATVIFVLTVECMLSPIFIYSDILTTTVSKYVIKFIAVPSGINFLCIAVATAVMRSDIVSQKFKIYSISIIYAIICFVSYTAHSAFTVTYFIFSGAIILTTIYASYSVTFSTAFISIGLFIISEVFVSWDVDKTSIFESTLRLGNFLVSLLIIFGFSAVCMIIIQYEQKKNTASINIEKERIMLYHRLKLDEVTGIFNRKALHDAMRDLEEDSKGKYIFAIIDIDNFKTINDSFGHQIGDKCLVEFASLLKEHSEKAVPFRYGGDEFCLLFHNSNIEEAVKICEQIQSKLNSINLSINSDLKVTASFGLTEYEDEMNAAKLFVCADQALYKAKVERNSIQVFKKELMLMKGEVINI; this is encoded by the coding sequence ATGCAGCAAAGAAAAAATACCTCTAAAAGTAAAATTCAGCTAGAAAATGAAATACTGCAAGAGTATAACAAAATCGATAACAATTGGCTGTTACTGCATTATAAAATTTCAATTGCAACGGTTATTTTTGTGCTGACAGTAGAGTGTATGTTGAGCCCTATTTTTATTTATTCGGACATATTGACAACTACTGTTTCAAAATATGTTATAAAGTTTATTGCTGTGCCAAGTGGTATTAATTTTCTATGCATTGCAGTTGCTACAGCAGTAATGCGGTCTGATATAGTTTCGCAGAAGTTTAAAATATATTCAATATCAATCATTTATGCAATTATATGCTTTGTTTCTTATACGGCACACAGTGCATTCACAGTAACTTATTTTATTTTTTCAGGAGCAATTATACTCACAACAATTTATGCCAGTTACTCAGTTACTTTTTCCACAGCATTTATAAGCATAGGTTTATTTATTATTTCAGAAGTATTTGTTTCCTGGGATGTAGATAAGACCAGTATCTTCGAAAGTACACTTCGTTTAGGCAATTTTCTTGTTTCTCTTCTTATTATTTTTGGATTTTCTGCAGTATGCATGATAATTATTCAATATGAACAAAAAAAAAATACAGCCAGCATCAATATTGAAAAAGAAAGGATTATGCTTTATCACCGTCTTAAACTCGATGAGGTAACAGGCATATTTAACAGAAAAGCACTTCATGATGCAATGCGCGATTTAGAAGAAGATTCAAAAGGAAAATACATATTTGCAATTATTGATATAGACAATTTCAAAACAATTAATGATAGTTTCGGACATCAAATAGGTGATAAATGTTTGGTTGAATTTGCAAGTTTATTAAAAGAACATTCCGAAAAGGCTGTTCCATTCAGATATGGCGGCGATGAGTTTTGTCTGTTGTTTCATAATTCAAATATTGAAGAAGCAGTTAAAATTTGTGAACAAATTCAGTCTAAATTAAATAGCATTAACCTTTCAATAAATTCAGATTTAAAGGTGACTGCCAGTTTTGGTCTAACTGAATATGAAGATGAAATGAATGCAGCAAAATTATTTGTTTGCGCAGATCAGGCCTTATACAAGGCAAAAGTCGAACGCAACAGCATACAGGTTTTTAAAAAGGAATTAATGCTTATGAAAGGCGAAGTAATAAATATTTGA
- a CDS encoding VOC family protein: MKFEFNHFNFNVFDLERSKNFYKEALGLKEVRRKESADGSYILVFLGDGETDFSLELTWLKDRTEPYDLGEQEFHLAMAVDNYDEAYKKHKEMGCVEFVNELMGIYFIIDPDGYWVEIVRKK; encoded by the coding sequence ATGAAGTTTGAATTTAATCATTTTAATTTCAATGTTTTTGATTTAGAAAGAAGTAAGAATTTTTATAAAGAAGCATTGGGTCTAAAAGAGGTAAGGAGAAAAGAATCGGCTGACGGAAGCTATATTCTAGTTTTTTTAGGAGATGGAGAAACAGATTTTTCATTAGAGCTTACATGGTTGAAGGACAGAACAGAGCCATATGACCTTGGAGAACAGGAATTTCATCTTGCAATGGCAGTTGACAACTATGATGAAGCTTATAAAAAGCATAAGGAAATGGGATGTGTTGAATTTGTCAATGAATTAATGGGAATTTACTTTATTATAGATCCTGATGGGTACTGGGTGGAAATAGTAAGAAAGAAATAA
- a CDS encoding PPC domain-containing DNA-binding protein: MEYKRFNNTIIARIDKGEEVVAEIMKICAKEDIKLANINALGAVGEIVIGLFDTKEKKYHSEKYTGDFEIVSLTGSITTKEGQLYNHLHMSVGDKEYSVRGGHLNSAVVSATCELFINIIDGTVDREFNDEVGLNLLKFD; encoded by the coding sequence ATGGAATACAAGAGATTTAACAATACAATAATCGCAAGAATAGATAAGGGTGAAGAAGTTGTTGCAGAAATAATGAAAATATGTGCAAAAGAAGATATAAAGCTTGCCAATATCAATGCACTGGGAGCAGTGGGTGAAATAGTGATTGGATTATTTGACACAAAAGAAAAGAAATATCATTCTGAAAAATACACAGGAGATTTTGAAATTGTTTCACTAACCGGAAGTATTACTACAAAAGAAGGCCAGCTCTATAATCATTTGCATATGAGTGTGGGAGACAAAGAATACAGTGTTCGTGGAGGACATCTAAATTCAGCGGTTGTAAGTGCAACATGCGAATTGTTTATAAATATAATTGATGGTACAGTTGACAGAGAGTTTAATGACGAGGTTGGACTAAACCTTTTAAAATTTGACTAG
- a CDS encoding GNAT family N-acetyltransferase, translated as MKSTDEVKQFRKKTSPGVFLNKIEKEDMEVIYKWFSDIEFLKFYDYMPPIPQKKEDVDKTFESYEKNKESVVFAVRLAENNEIIGIAGFDDIIWENKVATLFIGIGDVNTRGRGYGRESLDLLLSYGFNDLNFHRIQLNVLEFNHAAIALYEKSGFIKEGVLRQFVLRDGKWHDLYMYGLLRYEWI; from the coding sequence ATGAAATCAACTGATGAAGTTAAACAATTCCGAAAAAAAACGTCTCCGGGGGTTTTTTTAAACAAAATTGAAAAAGAGGATATGGAAGTTATTTATAAATGGTTTTCAGACATTGAATTTTTGAAGTTCTATGATTATATGCCTCCGATACCGCAAAAAAAGGAAGATGTTGATAAAACTTTTGAGAGTTATGAAAAAAATAAAGAGTCTGTTGTGTTTGCAGTCAGGCTAGCAGAAAATAATGAAATAATAGGAATTGCGGGATTTGATGATATAATTTGGGAAAATAAAGTTGCAACCTTGTTTATCGGCATCGGTGATGTAAATACGAGAGGCAGAGGATACGGCAGAGAATCTTTGGATCTGCTTCTGAGTTACGGATTTAATGATTTGAATTTTCATAGGATACAACTTAATGTACTGGAATTTAATCATGCCGCAATTGCTTTGTATGAAAAGTCAGGCTTTATAAAGGAGGGGGTTTTAAGGCAGTTTGTTTTGAGGGATGGAAAATGGCATGATTTGTACATGTATGGCCTTTTAAGATATGAATGGATTTAA
- a CDS encoding methyl-accepting chemotaxis protein: MKKEHLEILGEFIGIFQKLVTADFNITVCDTEKIIAIKPGKTIRFDVYEGDILKEGAVAFEAMKLKRPIIRQVPRELYGIPYMGRAVPLFDDSVVIGCVVVAESLDSKEKLVSMAQNLSSIIEQITTSVTDNASGLEKVGGLSCQMESISKVNLQSVKETDKIVDAVYNISRQTKLLGLNAAIEAARAGDAGKGFNVVANEISQLAENSSSSTKKINDILEKLKSENEKVSKQSQELSSTLAQITASTEEISTSIQSLSGMSEELVDMAENLI, encoded by the coding sequence ATGAAAAAAGAACATTTAGAAATATTGGGAGAGTTTATAGGTATTTTTCAAAAATTAGTGACAGCGGATTTTAATATTACTGTATGTGACACGGAAAAAATTATTGCAATAAAACCTGGCAAGACTATTAGGTTTGATGTATATGAAGGAGACATACTTAAAGAAGGTGCAGTTGCCTTTGAAGCTATGAAATTAAAAAGGCCTATTATAAGACAGGTTCCGCGTGAATTATATGGCATACCGTACATGGGAAGAGCAGTACCATTATTTGATGATAGTGTAGTTATTGGATGTGTAGTAGTTGCAGAATCGTTAGATTCTAAAGAAAAGCTGGTCAGTATGGCTCAGAATTTATCTTCAATTATAGAACAAATTACAACATCTGTAACTGACAACGCATCAGGATTAGAGAAGGTAGGTGGATTAAGCTGCCAAATGGAAAGCATTTCTAAAGTAAACCTTCAATCCGTTAAGGAAACCGATAAAATTGTTGATGCGGTTTACAATATATCAAGGCAGACTAAGCTGTTAGGTCTTAATGCAGCAATTGAAGCTGCCCGTGCAGGGGATGCGGGAAAAGGCTTCAATGTAGTGGCAAATGAAATCAGCCAGTTGGCTGAAAACAGCTCAAGTTCTACTAAAAAAATAAATGATATATTGGAAAAACTAAAATCTGAAAATGAGAAGGTCAGCAAACAAAGTCAAGAACTTTCTTCAACGCTGGCTCAAATAACTGCATCAACCGAGGAAATAAGCACATCAATTCAATCCTTGTCCGGAATGTCCGAAGAACTGGTTGATATGGCTGAAAATTTAATATAA
- the trxA gene encoding thioredoxin: MAEQIKYVKNTKEFDDLLAKEKYVLVDFWATWCAPCRMIAPVIEKLSEQYDGKITVAKVDVDQQQELSIRYGIQSIPTVILYKEGKIAAKEIGVKPMASFTKMLDSHIA, translated from the coding sequence ATGGCAGAACAAATAAAATACGTAAAAAACACTAAGGAATTTGATGATTTACTTGCAAAAGAAAAATATGTACTGGTAGATTTCTGGGCTACTTGGTGCGCACCATGCAGAATGATTGCACCGGTAATAGAAAAATTATCAGAACAATATGACGGAAAAATAACTGTTGCAAAGGTTGATGTGGATCAGCAGCAGGAGCTTTCAATCCGCTATGGAATTCAAAGCATTCCGACAGTGATTCTATATAAAGAAGGAAAAATAGCAGCAAAAGAAATAGGTGTCAAACCTATGGCTTCTTTCACAAAAATGCTTGACAGTCACATAGCTTAA
- a CDS encoding NAD(P)/FAD-dependent oxidoreductase: MVDILIVGAGPAGLSAAVNAVTRGKTVRIFNNKENYLSKAERVDNHLGFYNISGKDLMNKFNEHAEAMNIKIEEGKVVNILPMGESFMVNINGEIEEAKKVILAMGISKVKELPGEGKLLGMGVSYCATCDGMLYRNKNAVVWDQSKDALEEANYLSSIGVNVTFVSKNPRSEHLNKSIKYYNGALTKIIGEDVVEAVIAGQEKIASEAVFMLRDAVAPTALIDGLETEGNFIAVDRNMETNISGVYATGDITGKPLQLSKAVSEGLIAAQHAALQIDKIKEN; encoded by the coding sequence ATGGTAGATATTTTAATAGTAGGTGCCGGGCCGGCAGGTTTATCGGCAGCTGTAAATGCGGTAACAAGAGGAAAGACCGTACGCATTTTCAATAATAAAGAAAACTATTTGTCAAAGGCAGAAAGAGTTGACAACCACCTAGGATTTTACAACATCAGTGGAAAAGATTTAATGAATAAGTTTAACGAACACGCAGAAGCTATGAATATAAAAATCGAGGAAGGAAAAGTTGTAAACATCCTTCCAATGGGCGAAAGTTTCATGGTAAATATAAACGGAGAAATTGAAGAAGCAAAAAAAGTAATACTTGCAATGGGAATATCAAAAGTTAAAGAACTTCCCGGTGAAGGAAAACTGCTGGGCATGGGAGTAAGCTACTGTGCAACCTGCGACGGTATGCTTTACAGAAATAAAAATGCTGTCGTATGGGATCAATCCAAAGATGCCCTTGAAGAGGCAAATTATTTAAGCAGCATAGGTGTCAATGTTACATTTGTTTCAAAAAATCCACGTTCTGAACATTTAAATAAAAGCATAAAATATTATAATGGCGCTCTTACAAAAATTATAGGCGAAGATGTGGTGGAAGCCGTTATTGCAGGTCAAGAAAAAATAGCATCTGAAGCGGTATTTATGCTGCGAGATGCAGTTGCGCCTACAGCACTTATTGACGGATTAGAAACAGAAGGAAACTTTATAGCAGTTGACAGAAACATGGAAACAAACATAAGCGGTGTATATGCAACAGGGGATATAACAGGTAAGCCGCTGCAGCTTTCAAAGGCAGTGAGTGAGGGTTTAATCGCTGCACAGCATGCAGCTTTACAAATAGATAAAATTAAGGAGAATTAA
- a CDS encoding helix-turn-helix domain-containing protein, producing MKIQYNLPCNIAQTLNIIGDKWSLLILHRIFIGCETYKDIQEGLEGIATNLLSERLKSMEADDLISRELYQDHPPRYKYTLTEKGMDLVDVFNSLMLWGEKHLNKCYKKLVHKNCGGSIEHRYYCTECNKNVDAIELDVTDPE from the coding sequence ATGAAAATTCAATATAATTTACCCTGTAATATAGCTCAGACGCTTAATATAATCGGCGATAAATGGTCGCTTCTCATACTACACAGAATATTTATAGGATGCGAAACATACAAAGATATACAAGAAGGACTTGAAGGAATCGCTACAAATTTGCTGTCAGAACGGCTTAAAAGCATGGAAGCTGATGATCTTATATCCAGAGAGCTTTACCAGGATCATCCTCCAAGATATAAATACACCCTGACAGAAAAAGGTATGGATTTAGTTGATGTCTTTAACAGTCTGATGCTGTGGGGAGAAAAACATCTGAACAAATGCTATAAAAAGCTGGTTCACAAAAATTGCGGAGGCAGTATAGAGCACAGATACTACTGCACCGAGTGTAATAAAAATGTTGATGCAATAGAACTGGACGTAACAGATCCAGAATAA
- a CDS encoding cytochrome c biogenesis CcdA family protein — protein MNFILVFLEGFLSFFSPCVLPLIPVYISYLAGNGKKISSDGTVLYERKTVFTNTFAFVLGISSVFFILGLSFSALGTFFNKNRILFSHIGGIVIIIMGLVQLDLIKLNFLKSERRFHMNLSDIKMNPVIAFFMGFTFSFAWTPCVGPALSSVLIMASNSGSVFYGNMLVLLYTLGFIIPFIMLGLFTSEALNFFKKKRNMVKYTIKAGGIILIIIGIMTFTGSLADISKLLAF, from the coding sequence ATGAATTTTATACTTGTTTTTCTGGAAGGTTTTTTATCATTTTTCTCACCCTGCGTATTGCCTCTGATACCTGTCTACATAAGCTATCTTGCAGGCAACGGGAAAAAAATCAGTTCTGACGGGACTGTATTGTACGAAAGAAAAACTGTATTTACAAATACATTTGCTTTTGTTTTGGGAATCTCAAGTGTATTTTTTATTTTGGGATTGTCTTTTTCTGCTTTGGGAACATTTTTTAACAAAAACCGAATCTTATTCAGCCATATAGGAGGCATAGTAATCATTATTATGGGACTTGTTCAGCTGGATTTAATAAAACTTAATTTTCTTAAATCCGAAAGAAGATTTCACATGAATTTATCTGATATAAAAATGAATCCTGTCATAGCTTTTTTCATGGGATTCACATTCAGTTTTGCATGGACTCCGTGCGTAGGTCCGGCTCTATCCTCAGTGTTGATAATGGCATCAAATTCCGGCAGTGTTTTTTACGGTAACATGCTGGTATTATTATATACTCTGGGATTTATAATACCTTTTATAATGTTGGGGCTATTTACGTCTGAAGCATTGAATTTTTTCAAAAAGAAAAGGAATATGGTCAAATATACAATCAAAGCAGGAGGAATCATATTAATTATAATAGGTATTATGACATTTACCGGTTCACTCGCGGATATAAGCAAATTACTTGCTTTTTAA
- a CDS encoding DUF2156 domain-containing protein: MGVIVIINFKCLFLDDKDVIEQYIDKENIESYEYLFSSLYMWRKLNNVKYAVINDALVIEKNEEGKGTFYAQPLKYEKENLTDLIDKLIERNENYTDRNYLFGDVDEKFIEDLKKYTDFKIEAIEDVNDFEYVYNTADLIELRGKKYHGKKNHVNSFRKSYEYEIKKIDNEKVIKDCLELLHRWHEEVAVTVDKEMLMEIDAIKDLFSELHFFDLKSIAIYVDGNLAGFAVGEKVNDKMAVIHVERGEVIYKGVYAFLNRQFLMESFGDIEFVNRQEDTGNLGLRKAKRSYHPVKMVKKYLIKVS, translated from the coding sequence ATGGGAGTGATTGTTATTATAAATTTTAAATGTCTGTTTCTTGATGACAAAGATGTAATTGAACAATATATAGATAAGGAAAACATTGAGTCATACGAGTACTTGTTTTCTTCACTTTATATGTGGAGAAAGCTTAATAATGTCAAATATGCAGTAATTAATGACGCATTGGTTATAGAAAAAAATGAGGAAGGCAAGGGTACATTCTATGCCCAGCCATTAAAATATGAAAAAGAAAATTTAACGGATCTTATAGATAAGCTTATTGAGAGAAATGAAAATTATACAGACAGAAACTATCTTTTCGGTGATGTAGATGAAAAGTTTATTGAGGATTTGAAAAAATACACAGATTTTAAAATAGAAGCAATTGAGGATGTAAATGATTTTGAGTATGTGTATAATACAGCAGACTTGATAGAGCTGAGAGGAAAGAAGTATCACGGAAAAAAGAATCATGTCAATTCTTTTAGAAAATCATACGAATATGAAATTAAAAAAATAGATAATGAAAAGGTAATAAAAGATTGTCTTGAGCTTTTGCATAGGTGGCACGAAGAAGTGGCCGTAACAGTTGATAAAGAAATGCTTATGGAAATTGATGCAATCAAGGACTTGTTCAGCGAGTTGCATTTTTTTGATTTAAAATCAATTGCAATATATGTGGACGGAAATCTAGCAGGGTTTGCTGTAGGAGAAAAGGTCAATGACAAAATGGCTGTTATACATGTGGAAAGAGGAGAAGTGATTTATAAAGGTGTATACGCATTTTTAAACAGGCAATTCTTGATGGAGAGCTTTGGCGACATAGAATTTGTAAACAGGCAGGAAGATACGGGAAATTTAGGACTTAGAAAAGCAAAGCGGTCATACCATCCCGTAAAAATGGTAAAGAAATATTTGATTAAAGTGAGCTGA
- a CDS encoding carbohydrate-binding domain-containing protein has translation MKKIIALILCTALLASCSANQSTESGTANNVENSNVQLNIKTMSNNIVEYEENDFYTDWEDENPIYITLNDSSAEVEGNGAEVNGNIITVKSPGTFVISGKLDDGQIIVDSESDNAVRLVLNSAEINCSDNSPVYIKNSGKTIISLAENTENTVTDGSTYNISSEEDEPDAAIFSKSDLTINGPGSLTVNANYNNGIKGKDNLIITGGNIAVNSVDDGLTGRDLLAVSDADITITSQGDGIKSTNDEDEALGNIVLQSGNLVISSGAKGMEAENIITVIEGKFTITSTDDSLHSNKSIDISGGEFDITSEDDGIHADSSINIDGGTINILKSYEGIESANINISDGTIKIKSSDDGINVAGGNDGSSINGRTSQSSFSSEENYSLNILGGSIYVDASGDGLDANGSIYMSGGTVIVNGPVSNGNGALDYDQKFEISGGLLIAAGSAGMAQSPSDSSSQSSVIINYSQIQNGGTIANISDEDGNSIVTFAPSKNYQTFLVSSPDIELNSAYQLYTGGSSTETDDYGLSINGTYTNGTKSADFTVSKSVLSITETGEESTGTFMPGQRGAGGKGRGMGPEMNGTGENYRPEAPGNFEGDIPEMPQNMPDFENQMPTDTTEN, from the coding sequence ATGAAAAAAATAATCGCGCTCATTCTTTGTACTGCACTGCTTGCATCCTGCAGCGCAAATCAAAGCACTGAAAGTGGTACGGCAAATAATGTTGAGAACTCAAATGTTCAACTTAACATAAAAACAATGTCCAATAACATTGTCGAATACGAAGAAAATGATTTTTACACTGATTGGGAGGATGAAAATCCAATTTATATTACTTTAAATGATTCATCGGCAGAAGTAGAAGGTAACGGTGCCGAAGTAAATGGAAATATAATAACCGTTAAATCACCCGGGACATTCGTTATAAGCGGAAAGCTTGATGACGGACAGATAATAGTTGATTCCGAAAGCGACAATGCAGTAAGGCTTGTATTGAACAGCGCCGAAATAAACTGTTCCGATAATTCTCCGGTTTATATAAAAAATTCCGGAAAAACAATTATATCTCTGGCGGAAAATACAGAAAACACCGTAACCGACGGCAGCACATACAACATATCTAGTGAAGAAGATGAGCCAGACGCTGCCATTTTCAGCAAAAGTGACCTTACAATCAACGGCCCTGGCTCATTGACAGTAAATGCTAATTACAATAACGGTATTAAAGGTAAAGATAACTTAATAATAACCGGCGGAAACATTGCTGTTAATTCAGTTGATGACGGACTTACAGGACGTGATCTGCTTGCAGTGTCAGATGCAGATATAACAATAACTTCACAGGGAGATGGAATTAAGTCTACAAATGATGAGGATGAAGCCCTGGGAAATATAGTCCTGCAAAGTGGAAATCTTGTTATTTCTTCAGGCGCTAAGGGTATGGAAGCAGAAAATATAATAACTGTAATTGAAGGTAAATTTACAATAACTTCAACAGATGATTCACTGCATTCAAATAAAAGTATCGATATATCAGGCGGCGAATTTGATATAACCTCTGAAGATGACGGAATACATGCAGATTCATCGATTAATATAGATGGAGGAACAATAAACATATTAAAGTCCTATGAGGGAATTGAAAGTGCAAATATAAATATTTCAGACGGTACAATAAAAATTAAGTCATCGGATGATGGCATAAATGTTGCTGGCGGAAACGACGGTTCTTCAATAAACGGCAGAACATCTCAGAGTTCATTTTCATCTGAAGAAAATTATAGTTTGAATATTTTAGGCGGATCAATTTATGTTGATGCCTCCGGAGATGGGCTGGATGCTAACGGTTCAATTTACATGAGCGGCGGAACAGTAATAGTAAACGGTCCGGTGTCAAACGGAAACGGTGCACTGGACTACGATCAGAAATTTGAAATTTCAGGAGGTCTGCTGATTGCAGCCGGAAGCGCTGGAATGGCTCAATCTCCATCAGATAGTTCTTCTCAAAGTTCCGTTATTATTAACTACTCGCAAATACAAAATGGCGGAACAATAGCTAATATTTCTGACGAAGACGGAAACAGCATAGTTACATTTGCGCCAAGCAAAAATTATCAGACATTCTTGGTAAGTTCGCCGGATATTGAACTGAATTCAGCGTACCAGCTGTATACGGGAGGCTCGTCCACTGAAACTGATGATTATGGTCTTTCTATAAACGGAACATATACAAACGGAACTAAATCAGCTGATTTTACAGTTTCTAAATCTGTGTTGTCTATAACAGAAACAGGAGAAGAATCCACAGGAACATTCATGCCCGGACAAAGAGGCGCAGGAGGAAAAGGAAGAGGTATGGGCCCTGAAATGAACGGCACAGGTGAAAATTACAGACCTGAAGCACCAGGCAACTTCGAAGGAGATATCCCTGAAATGCCTCAAAACATGCCTGACTTCGAAAACCAAATGCCTACTGACACAACAGAAAATTAA